From Candidatus Bathyarchaeota archaeon, one genomic window encodes:
- a CDS encoding 4Fe-4S binding protein, translating to MVDSEHCSGCGKCVDRCPQKALQLITEFIDLEDKTVAAVAEVHRKKISYTCAACKPDRGQTPCVLACDSKAIRCVWNPR from the coding sequence ATAGTGGACTCTGAGCATTGCAGTGGATGCGGTAAATGCGTTGACCGATGCCCCCAAAAGGCGCTTCAGTTAATAACTGAATTCATCGATTTAGAAGACAAAACCGTCGCCGCAGTAGCCGAGGTACATCGGAAAAAAATCAGCTACACCTGCGCTGCATGCAAACCTGACCGCGGGCAGACGCCATGCGTTTTAGCTTGCGATTCAAAAGCAATAAGATGCGTCTGGAATCCACGATAA
- a CDS encoding acyl-CoA dehydratase activase, which yields MITVGMDLGTQRVQVVVLKDGNVVGRAQAFAGFDPTKAAEQAVNEALTQANLKLSDVNHFAATGSAMDMAPYANSTVSMMGADAKAGVYLVPKARTIIDVGAEEARAVKTDERGVMVDFVVNERCAAGAGAFIEAMARALEVKLEEMGPLSLKAERASPINASCVIFGESDVVSLIHRQESKPEIARAVFDAMADRVSAMMHRLGITPEVVLVGGVAKDPGFVASLNRKLGLTVVIPEYPEYVGALGAALIAATRVKEASK from the coding sequence TTGATAACAGTCGGAATGGATCTAGGCACGCAACGTGTACAAGTTGTTGTCCTAAAAGACGGAAATGTTGTAGGTAGAGCACAAGCCTTTGCAGGGTTTGACCCCACAAAAGCCGCTGAACAAGCAGTCAACGAAGCACTAACACAAGCCAACCTCAAACTCTCAGACGTAAACCACTTTGCTGCCACCGGTTCAGCCATGGACATGGCACCCTACGCAAACAGCACAGTCAGCATGATGGGCGCCGACGCAAAAGCAGGCGTATACCTCGTTCCTAAAGCGCGAACAATAATCGACGTAGGCGCAGAAGAAGCCCGCGCAGTAAAAACCGACGAACGCGGCGTAATGGTCGACTTCGTCGTAAACGAACGCTGCGCAGCAGGTGCAGGAGCATTCATTGAAGCCATGGCAAGAGCACTAGAAGTGAAACTTGAAGAAATGGGACCACTCTCCCTGAAAGCTGAAAGAGCAAGCCCCATCAACGCATCGTGCGTGATCTTCGGCGAATCCGATGTCGTCTCGCTTATTCACCGCCAAGAATCCAAACCCGAAATCGCACGGGCCGTATTCGACGCAATGGCAGACCGTGTTTCAGCCATGATGCACCGATTAGGCATAACTCCCGAAGTGGTGCTGGTCGGCGGAGTAGCCAAAGACCCCGGCTTTGTCGCTTCATTAAACCGTAAGTTAGGGCTCACCGTGGTTATCCCCGAGTACCCCGAATACGTTGGAGCACTCGGCGCCGCGTTAATTGCGGCTACACGCGTCAAGGAGGCATCTAAATGA
- a CDS encoding PKD domain-containing protein: MRLLPIADFSVSNANPSVNQQVVFTDKSTSFLGEVTSWLWDFGDGTTSTVQHPSHLYAVAGVKTVTLTVTDSFGISSTVTKTLNVEKAIVINAPTADFAVSSVNPTVLQDVTFTDNSVAGSGVINQWLWSFGDGTTSTQQNPTHAYSSIGVKTITLTVTDTNGKSSSISKSITVEKAPSAEFTVSNVNPVLQQIVSFTDTSVAGSGVINSWLWDFGDGVTSTQQNPTHAYTTVGLKTVTLTVTDSNGKTSTVTHELTVNDYTSPTASFTYSPTVPVVGETITFTCTSLHGSGMVNQFLWDFGDGTTSSEHHPTHAYTTPGVKTVTFTVTDENGKTSTTTQQITVIDLSTKSLVWSGTAWSATDMRNIYGSTVTSPVLEAGKIYVIEVSEIFWYNASANLAADAMYYSADASNAWDWSDSNLAPNGHSFLQINGNDVNWGTFSNGATLHTYSIIYVGQGKALTFEIVDWMDNNYDNNYCHLPITIYSVTV; the protein is encoded by the coding sequence ATGCGTTTACTGCCGATTGCTGATTTCTCAGTGTCAAACGCTAATCCCTCTGTAAATCAGCAAGTTGTCTTCACCGATAAGTCCACTTCATTCCTTGGTGAAGTCACTTCTTGGTTGTGGGATTTCGGTGACGGCACAACCAGCACCGTGCAGCATCCATCGCACCTATACGCTGTTGCCGGTGTGAAAACTGTTACTTTAACAGTTACTGACTCATTCGGTATTTCAAGTACAGTCACAAAAACCCTAAACGTAGAAAAAGCCATCGTGATTAATGCCCCAACAGCAGACTTCGCTGTCTCATCAGTTAATCCAACTGTCCTTCAAGATGTCACCTTCACCGATAACTCTGTTGCCGGCTCAGGCGTAATCAATCAATGGCTCTGGAGTTTTGGTGATGGAACAACAAGCACACAGCAAAACCCAACACACGCCTACTCCTCCATCGGCGTCAAAACCATCACTCTAACGGTAACTGACACAAACGGTAAGTCAAGTTCTATCTCAAAGAGTATAACCGTTGAGAAGGCTCCATCTGCAGAATTCACGGTTTCCAACGTTAACCCCGTACTTCAACAAATCGTGAGCTTTACTGATACTTCTGTTGCGGGTTCAGGCGTAATTAACAGTTGGCTTTGGGATTTCGGTGACGGTGTTACAAGCACACAGCAAAATCCAACCCATGCATACACCACTGTTGGCCTAAAGACCGTTACTTTAACTGTGACCGACTCGAACGGCAAAACAAGCACTGTAACCCACGAATTAACCGTGAACGACTATACGTCACCCACTGCAAGTTTCACCTACAGCCCAACTGTACCTGTAGTCGGGGAAACAATAACTTTCACATGCACATCACTCCACGGTTCAGGAATGGTTAACCAGTTCCTATGGGACTTCGGAGACGGCACAACTAGCAGTGAACATCACCCAACACACGCCTACACAACCCCAGGCGTGAAAACCGTTACTTTCACTGTAACAGACGAAAATGGCAAAACAAGCACCACAACCCAACAAATAACCGTAATCGACCTTTCAACGAAATCTCTAGTTTGGTCAGGTACCGCGTGGAGTGCCACTGACATGCGTAACATCTATGGGTCCACTGTGACTTCACCTGTTCTTGAAGCAGGCAAGATTTACGTCATAGAGGTTTCCGAGATCTTCTGGTATAATGCTTCAGCGAATCTTGCAGCAGACGCCATGTACTACTCTGCAGATGCATCGAACGCGTGGGACTGGAGTGACTCCAACCTTGCACCCAACGGTCATTCATTCTTACAAATAAACGGCAACGACGTCAATTGGGGCACATTTAGCAACGGAGCTACCTTACATACATACTCAATAATCTACGTCGGTCAAGGAAAAGCGTTAACATTCGAAATAGTGGACTGGATGGACAACAACTATGACAACAACTACTGCCACTTGCCGATAACGATATACTCTGTAACAGTTTAG
- a CDS encoding Mov34/MPN/PAD-1 family protein gives MSPPLTIHIPSNILETIYAGAKELYPRESFLLLRGKKKKNTLQITDLILAPFAIHGEGEVHFNPYMFSGDFSLVGTVHSHPSGDISPSHVDLNYFFGRVLLIVCYPYEGKECIAAYDSNGDELPIEVTAAIECKDEEFY, from the coding sequence ATGTCGCCACCCTTAACAATACATATCCCAAGCAACATACTCGAAACCATCTATGCAGGCGCCAAAGAACTCTACCCCCGTGAAAGCTTCCTGCTACTACGAGGCAAAAAAAAGAAAAACACCCTACAGATCACCGACCTGATTCTCGCTCCCTTTGCCATTCACGGAGAAGGGGAAGTGCACTTCAACCCTTACATGTTTTCAGGCGACTTCTCACTTGTCGGAACGGTGCATTCCCATCCCTCAGGCGACATTTCCCCCAGTCACGTAGACTTGAACTATTTTTTTGGGCGTGTACTGTTGATCGTGTGTTATCCCTACGAAGGTAAAGAATGCATAGCTGCCTACGATTCAAACGGCGATGAACTCCCAATCGAAGTGACCGCTGCCATAGAATGCAAAGATGAAGAATTCTACTAA
- a CDS encoding tyrosine-type recombinase/integrase: MKKRTQETQQASQQPQDIGKLNIPNVMLWMLKNAYEQTTIKRVAKELRHLERNCNTSSPEEVKLFIAKKNCSNARKENLIESYNIVIKSLGLSWNKPFYERYDKKHRAPKEALLDFMINHFRLEMALKLSILKDLGTRPQELLWLTVKDIDLNTGMVSITGAKHTVGRDGKLKPKSIALLKLYIEKKQLNANSKLFEVSSSDYLGDMYRHCRNRLAKDYNMLELKQICLYDFRRFKASKEYTLSRHNAFYVKQLLGHKDFRSIERYISVFDDSNVNWIPVICHNQGEIEKAIKDDCILVCQSDGITYFKKPL; encoded by the coding sequence ATGAAGAAACGAACCCAAGAAACCCAGCAAGCAAGTCAACAACCCCAAGATATAGGAAAACTAAACATTCCAAATGTTATGCTTTGGATGCTCAAGAACGCCTATGAACAAACGACCATCAAAAGAGTAGCTAAGGAGCTAAGGCACTTAGAAAGAAACTGCAACACCTCAAGTCCCGAAGAAGTCAAGCTCTTTATTGCCAAAAAGAACTGTTCCAACGCTCGAAAAGAGAATTTAATCGAATCATACAATATTGTAATAAAATCCTTAGGCTTATCTTGGAACAAGCCGTTTTATGAAAGGTACGATAAAAAGCACAGGGCACCAAAGGAAGCCCTTTTAGACTTTATGATTAACCATTTCCGTTTAGAAATGGCGCTCAAACTATCAATCCTCAAAGATTTAGGAACAAGACCCCAAGAACTGCTATGGTTAACTGTTAAAGACATTGACCTAAACACTGGAATGGTGAGTATTACAGGAGCCAAGCATACAGTAGGACGAGATGGAAAGCTAAAACCCAAATCAATCGCACTACTCAAATTATACATAGAGAAAAAGCAACTGAATGCCAACAGCAAACTCTTTGAAGTATCAAGCTCAGACTACTTAGGCGACATGTACCGCCATTGCCGAAACAGACTAGCCAAAGATTACAACATGCTAGAACTCAAACAAATCTGTCTCTATGACTTTAGACGCTTCAAAGCATCCAAAGAATACACCCTCTCTAGACACAATGCTTTCTATGTGAAGCAACTACTAGGACACAAGGACTTCAGAAGCATAGAACGCTATATTAGCGTATTCGATGATAGCAATGTTAACTGGATACCAGTAATATGCCATAATCAAGGGGAAATAGAAAAAGCCATCAAAGATGACTGCATCTTAGTATGTCAATCGGACGGAATAACATATTTTAAAAAACCATTGTAG
- a CDS encoding 4Fe-4S binding protein, whose amino-acid sequence MAGELIGDLLRLTVLAGLGVAGILAILIWKKNLAMRVTFLRLVIQAVAFAAIFYIFSYSAVIPMLYELIILFAITLFIGRFFCGWLCPFGLIMDLESLLRRALKIRYRLLPDKLNIALHKGRYLILLVFLLLPAVLWLLDPQEILVSPLMAQLLAGHFRPYGILLDPMIPFIVPWTGPLNIGGVNLSYPYAQNIITFTGEELGQIFAIAFVAVTLIGGFFIRRAWCRFCPTGISLAAINQIKAFRKVPLVYVDKDEEKCTKCGVCKRVCPVQVNEVYEQKGGKIATSQCMLCARCVEMCPYEDALKIKVGNKTVFKSRDWLQPPKVE is encoded by the coding sequence ATGGCTGGAGAACTAATCGGGGACCTATTGCGCCTTACTGTGTTGGCGGGGCTCGGGGTAGCAGGGATACTGGCGATTCTGATTTGGAAGAAAAATCTTGCGATGCGCGTAACATTTCTGAGGTTAGTCATTCAAGCGGTCGCTTTTGCAGCTATTTTTTACATTTTTTCTTATTCGGCAGTCATTCCTATGCTCTATGAACTCATAATCCTCTTCGCCATCACGCTGTTCATAGGCAGGTTCTTCTGCGGGTGGCTGTGCCCATTTGGGTTAATCATGGACTTAGAAAGCCTCCTGCGCAGAGCACTTAAAATCCGCTACCGCTTACTCCCAGACAAACTAAACATAGCCCTGCATAAAGGACGCTACTTGATTTTACTTGTTTTCTTGTTGTTACCTGCTGTGTTGTGGCTTTTGGATCCGCAGGAAATTTTAGTCTCCCCGCTGATGGCTCAACTTCTGGCGGGGCATTTTCGTCCGTATGGCATTTTGCTTGATCCCATGATACCCTTTATTGTGCCTTGGACTGGTCCGCTAAATATCGGCGGAGTTAACCTAAGTTACCCATACGCTCAAAACATCATAACTTTCACTGGAGAGGAACTGGGTCAAATATTCGCCATCGCATTTGTTGCCGTTACATTAATCGGCGGGTTCTTCATCAGACGAGCGTGGTGCCGCTTCTGCCCCACAGGCATCTCATTGGCAGCAATAAACCAGATCAAAGCATTCAGAAAAGTTCCCTTAGTGTACGTGGATAAAGATGAAGAAAAATGCACTAAATGCGGTGTCTGCAAACGCGTCTGCCCTGTCCAAGTTAACGAGGTTTATGAGCAAAAGGGCGGAAAAATCGCAACATCCCAATGCATGCTCTGCGCTCGATGCGTCGAAATGTGCCCCTATGAAGACGCACTTAAAATTAAGGTTGGTAACAAGACCGTGTTTAAGTCTAGAGATTGGTTACAGCCGCCAAAGGTTGAATGA
- a CDS encoding acyl-CoA dehydratase activase — translation MSGVRDEFWRWQEYHRIMPNIKWSKNDIITAGVDVGSVGSKAAIMVNGEAYAWGITRTGSNSPESAKKALDFALKDTGLSVSDLKFIVGTGYGRVNVPMANKAITEIACHAKGANYIWGPSVRTVLDVGGQDIKAIKIDETGRVVSFLMNDKCAAGTGRGMEVFADLLQISIEEIGDISLKVEKEPEPVSCTCVAFAKTEAMGLLRKGWSKEKVLAAYTRAMAVRMANLINRVGLEKELVITGGQSKNKGIVSRIEVILGVKTLPSPKWREGGLDPMVAGALGAASFGKALYEKAQKA, via the coding sequence ATGAGTGGAGTCAGAGACGAGTTCTGGCGTTGGCAAGAATACCACCGCATAATGCCCAACATCAAATGGAGCAAAAACGACATAATCACCGCAGGCGTAGACGTAGGTTCAGTCGGTTCCAAAGCAGCCATCATGGTTAACGGCGAAGCGTACGCTTGGGGAATTACCCGCACAGGCAGCAACAGCCCTGAAAGCGCAAAAAAAGCCCTAGATTTCGCTCTAAAAGACACAGGACTCAGCGTCAGCGACCTAAAATTCATCGTGGGCACAGGTTACGGCCGAGTTAACGTTCCCATGGCCAACAAAGCCATCACAGAAATCGCCTGCCACGCCAAAGGGGCAAACTACATTTGGGGACCCAGCGTCCGCACAGTCCTCGACGTCGGCGGCCAAGACATTAAAGCCATAAAAATCGACGAAACAGGCAGAGTCGTCAGCTTCCTCATGAACGACAAATGCGCCGCAGGCACAGGCAGAGGCATGGAAGTCTTCGCTGACCTACTTCAAATCTCCATCGAAGAAATCGGAGACATTTCACTTAAGGTCGAAAAAGAACCCGAACCCGTAAGTTGCACGTGTGTTGCGTTTGCAAAAACAGAGGCTATGGGTCTTTTACGTAAAGGCTGGTCTAAGGAAAAAGTTTTAGCTGCCTACACAAGGGCTATGGCTGTGCGTATGGCTAACTTGATCAACCGTGTGGGTCTCGAAAAAGAACTGGTCATTACAGGTGGTCAATCAAAGAACAAAGGCATAGTTAGCCGTATCGAAGTAATCTTAGGTGTCAAAACTTTACCTTCGCCGAAATGGCGGGAAGGCGGCTTAGATCCGATGGTTGCGGGTGCATTGGGTGCGGCATCTTTCGGCAAAGCACTCTATGAAAAAGCCCAAAAGGCATAG
- a CDS encoding 2-hydroxyacyl-CoA dehydratase family protein, with protein sequence MTKTVEKKFMPDMPKKEMDELRNTVKAASLKIIADNIERMKKADPHRPEAMKYFDDIANLFGQRQQEIQAAKEKGKKVIGYMCLFAPTELITAADAIPVRVNSGWYDTSKLGDRVVPVEVCPVIRSTIGAKMIELSPFLEQSDALISVLTCDGMTKLSEILGDTKTIWGMNIPRVKDSTQSLRFWNDEIKHMKTQIEQFTGNKITRKNLKEAIEISHRATKAFRRLQELRKGNPVIMGRDAMLVNQAYSWDDKKRWTEKTEALCDELEKRAERKDWVVSPDTPRVMVTGTPMFWPDNWKLPTLVEEGNPQGIIVADEQCSGERILNDPIGVDEWSMDDMLNAMSERYLMASTCPCFTSKDGNEDRINWLLNKVKEWKIQGVVYYVVRGCMLYAMEYARVKKALDKINVPVYYLDTEYTREDVGQMKTRVEAFLEMLNARIDI encoded by the coding sequence ATGACAAAAACCGTTGAGAAAAAATTCATGCCTGATATGCCTAAAAAAGAGATGGATGAATTAAGAAACACCGTGAAAGCCGCTTCCCTAAAAATCATCGCCGACAACATCGAGCGAATGAAAAAAGCTGACCCACACCGCCCCGAAGCCATGAAGTACTTCGATGACATCGCAAACCTGTTTGGGCAACGCCAGCAAGAAATTCAGGCAGCTAAAGAAAAAGGCAAAAAAGTCATCGGTTACATGTGTCTTTTCGCGCCAACTGAACTCATCACGGCTGCAGATGCGATTCCAGTGCGTGTAAACTCAGGCTGGTATGACACATCAAAACTCGGGGACCGAGTAGTGCCAGTTGAGGTTTGTCCAGTTATCCGCTCCACTATCGGAGCAAAGATGATTGAACTTTCGCCCTTTTTGGAGCAAAGCGACGCCTTAATCAGCGTCTTAACCTGCGACGGCATGACCAAACTTAGCGAAATTCTCGGCGACACAAAGACCATCTGGGGCATGAACATCCCCCGCGTAAAAGACTCAACACAGTCATTACGCTTCTGGAACGATGAAATTAAACACATGAAAACCCAAATTGAGCAGTTCACAGGCAACAAGATAACACGTAAAAACCTGAAAGAAGCCATAGAAATCAGCCACCGCGCAACCAAAGCTTTCCGCAGACTACAAGAACTCCGGAAAGGCAACCCCGTCATCATGGGCAGAGATGCTATGCTTGTCAATCAGGCGTACAGTTGGGATGACAAGAAGCGCTGGACAGAAAAAACTGAAGCCCTCTGCGACGAACTTGAAAAACGGGCGGAACGCAAAGACTGGGTTGTCTCACCAGACACACCACGCGTAATGGTTACAGGGACACCGATGTTTTGGCCCGACAACTGGAAGCTACCCACCCTAGTTGAGGAAGGCAACCCACAGGGCATAATCGTCGCGGACGAACAATGCAGCGGAGAACGCATCCTAAACGACCCCATCGGAGTAGACGAATGGTCGATGGATGACATGCTAAACGCCATGAGCGAACGCTACCTGATGGCCTCCACATGCCCATGCTTCACCAGCAAAGACGGCAACGAAGACCGCATAAACTGGCTACTAAATAAAGTCAAAGAATGGAAAATTCAAGGCGTCGTTTACTACGTCGTTCGCGGATGCATGCTCTACGCCATGGAATACGCTCGAGTAAAGAAAGCTTTAGACAAAATTAATGTTCCAGTTTACTATTTGGATACCGAATACACAAGAGAAGACGTTGGGCAAATGAAGACACGTGTTGAAGCCTTCTTGGAAATGCTCAACGCAAGAATCGACATCTAA
- a CDS encoding 4Fe-4S binding protein — MKRKIVHINEELCNGCGACIPKCAEGALQIVNGKAKLVKDTYCDGLGACLGQCPQGAITVTEREAEAFNEAEVHEYLKSKGIEKPVTIQPAQAEPQKPQWPVKLDLVPPKAPFFENASILLAADCAPVALKSFHDLMAGKRVIIGCPKFNDARAYAAKLTEILKQNNIAGITVVHMEVPCCTGLKWAVNKAIEGSGKQVPVKEYEVKIGGDIVEL, encoded by the coding sequence ATGAAAAGAAAAATCGTACACATTAATGAAGAACTCTGTAATGGATGCGGAGCATGCATCCCTAAATGTGCTGAAGGCGCACTCCAAATCGTCAACGGAAAAGCCAAACTCGTAAAAGACACCTACTGCGACGGTTTAGGTGCATGTTTAGGTCAATGCCCACAGGGCGCAATCACCGTTACAGAACGCGAAGCAGAAGCATTCAACGAAGCCGAAGTCCACGAATACCTAAAAAGTAAAGGCATAGAAAAACCAGTCACAATCCAACCAGCCCAAGCTGAACCACAGAAACCCCAATGGCCAGTAAAATTGGACCTAGTTCCACCCAAAGCACCCTTCTTCGAAAACGCAAGCATCCTCTTAGCCGCTGACTGCGCACCTGTCGCCCTCAAAAGCTTCCACGACCTGATGGCTGGAAAACGCGTCATCATCGGCTGCCCCAAATTCAACGACGCCAGAGCTTACGCCGCTAAACTAACTGAGATCCTAAAACAGAACAACATCGCAGGCATAACCGTAGTTCACATGGAAGTGCCCTGTTGTACAGGGTTGAAGTGGGCAGTCAACAAAGCCATCGAGGGATCAGGTAAGCAGGTTCCAGTTAAAGAATACGAGGTCAAAATCGGAGGTGACATCGTTGAGCTCTAA
- a CDS encoding sulfite exporter TauE/SafE family protein has protein sequence MSTTDLTNPYLWAFSEGLVYGLAVCTASCLPLLAGYIAGVGSGFKKSVKITMIFNSGRVVAYTAIGIIIALFSGLIRLLISDTAFSPFQIYSSVAFGIVTVLIGASVLYRIRKPACECIGKNEPSFFGTGKVGRHGVDFGAFSLGLTRGLVICPPLILILATSLPLVSPAGSVAISVLFGLGTTISPMLLLGGVTGWLLSKAPLFRKGISIAGGGILILLGAYTMYNSLIQLT, from the coding sequence ATGTCGACAACGGACTTAACTAATCCTTATCTGTGGGCTTTTAGTGAAGGCTTGGTCTACGGTTTGGCGGTTTGTACAGCATCCTGTTTGCCGCTTTTGGCAGGGTACATCGCAGGAGTCGGTTCAGGTTTCAAAAAGAGCGTAAAAATCACCATGATTTTTAACTCTGGGCGGGTAGTTGCTTACACCGCGATTGGCATAATAATCGCTTTGTTTAGTGGGTTGATACGGCTGTTGATTTCAGACACAGCTTTTTCACCCTTTCAGATTTACTCTTCAGTTGCCTTTGGAATTGTTACAGTCCTTATCGGGGCGTCGGTTTTGTATAGAATAAGAAAGCCCGCCTGCGAATGCATCGGCAAAAACGAGCCAAGTTTCTTTGGAACAGGAAAAGTTGGCAGACACGGAGTTGACTTCGGTGCTTTCTCGCTGGGGTTAACTCGGGGGCTTGTTATTTGTCCGCCGCTGATTTTGATTTTGGCGACCTCGTTGCCATTGGTTTCGCCTGCGGGGAGCGTGGCGATTTCAGTGCTTTTCGGTTTGGGAACCACAATTTCGCCGATGCTATTATTAGGTGGAGTTACAGGTTGGTTGCTAAGTAAAGCACCGCTGTTTAGGAAGGGGATTTCCATCGCTGGAGGCGGCATTCTAATATTGCTAGGTGCCTATACAATGTACAATTCCCTAATTCAGTTAACGTGA
- a CDS encoding metalloregulator ArsR/SmtB family transcription factor — translation MKKSLTTICHRFFTNLSNPTRLAAIEQLINQPMSVTELAAALGQEQSMISHNIKPLLDCNILISHREGKKHILTVNQETIAPIFEAIENHAQKFCPTGGKCLKGEK, via the coding sequence ATGAAAAAAAGCCTAACCACAATCTGCCACCGCTTCTTCACAAACCTATCCAACCCCACCCGCCTCGCAGCCATCGAACAACTCATCAACCAACCCATGAGCGTAACCGAACTCGCAGCAGCCCTCGGACAAGAACAAAGCATGATCAGCCACAACATAAAACCCCTCCTCGACTGCAACATCCTAATCAGCCACCGAGAAGGCAAAAAACACATCCTAACCGTCAACCAAGAAACCATAGCCCCCATCTTTGAAGCCATAGAAAACCACGCCCAAAAATTCTGCCCCACAGGCGGAAAATGCCTAAAAGGAGAAAAATAA
- a CDS encoding DUF2400 family protein: MAANDEIQALLVEFINKNSNVADVQWDRRMSPRLLFNPYSEKYEERRIAAHYFLLASSILDDTVVGYPENARMLMVYLHEAFGNQLFEIKKAHLFEEEIVKAEFYHDLGPNKKAASENLASVNLFIRNTAERNLLKYAQKFTKPKDFIEDLSKNIPSLSGPHKDRAWTYMRWMVRPQPDLQIYDHLLPEDLYVPLTKENANVAASLGIISTASPSLWRDEPTAAQARQRLTDYAKKLFPHDPAKIDYPFFLLGRWLKQKTLNRYTLKTALDFLERMQKITGQSQAYYQKMSRYKSGWEKKTALTLLRMHIPYGYETISFPLPNEVYTPDFILEKTVQGRKIILEPHFEMTKKQARKYALFKRTYGHKFLLILLLKNDLIPLYHQRKILTDDVCDDVWPIEFIHLLVEKIRRGTYGQ, encoded by the coding sequence ATGGCTGCAAATGACGAAATACAAGCGCTACTTGTGGAATTTATAAACAAAAACTCCAACGTTGCTGACGTCCAATGGGACCGCCGCATGAGTCCGCGGCTGCTTTTTAATCCCTACTCCGAGAAGTATGAGGAGAGACGGATAGCTGCTCACTACTTTTTGCTTGCGTCCTCCATCTTGGATGATACAGTAGTCGGTTACCCTGAGAATGCTCGTATGCTGATGGTTTATTTGCATGAAGCGTTTGGTAACCAGCTGTTCGAAATCAAAAAAGCGCATCTCTTTGAAGAAGAAATAGTCAAAGCCGAATTCTACCACGACTTGGGTCCGAATAAAAAAGCAGCCTCTGAAAACCTTGCCTCCGTCAACCTATTCATCCGCAATACTGCTGAACGTAACCTGCTTAAGTATGCTCAAAAATTCACTAAACCCAAAGACTTCATCGAAGACCTATCAAAAAACATACCTTCTCTTAGTGGCCCCCACAAAGATCGCGCTTGGACCTATATGCGGTGGATGGTACGACCCCAACCTGACCTACAGATTTACGATCACCTGCTACCCGAGGACCTCTATGTTCCATTAACTAAAGAGAACGCGAACGTGGCTGCAAGTTTAGGAATCATTTCCACTGCTTCGCCTTCCCTTTGGCGCGATGAACCAACAGCTGCTCAAGCCAGACAGAGGCTAACCGATTACGCTAAAAAACTCTTTCCACATGATCCTGCAAAAATAGATTACCCCTTTTTTCTCTTAGGCAGATGGTTAAAGCAGAAAACTCTCAATCGCTACACGCTCAAGACTGCCCTTGACTTCTTGGAGCGTATGCAGAAAATCACGGGGCAATCGCAAGCTTACTATCAAAAGATGAGCCGCTACAAGAGTGGCTGGGAAAAGAAAACTGCCCTTACCTTGCTTCGTATGCACATTCCCTATGGGTATGAAACTATTAGTTTTCCTTTACCTAACGAGGTTTATACTCCTGATTTTATTTTGGAGAAAACGGTGCAGGGCCGAAAAATCATCTTGGAACCGCATTTTGAAATGACCAAAAAACAAGCCCGCAAATACGCTCTCTTCAAACGCACATATGGGCACAAATTCTTGTTGATTCTTCTGCTCAAAAACGACCTTATACCTCTTTATCATCAACGTAAAATCTTAACTGACGATGTATGTGACGATGTGTGGCCCATCGAGTTCATTCACCTCTTAGTTGAGAAAATCCGAAGGGGAACATACGGACAATAA